In Micromonospora sp. WMMA1363, a genomic segment contains:
- a CDS encoding acetyl-CoA C-acetyltransferase: MASVIVSGARTPMGRLLGNLKDLSATKLGGVAIKAALERAGVTPDQVQYVIMGQVLQAGAGQIPARQAAVEAGIPMSVPALTINKVCLSGLDAIALADQLIRAGEFDVVVAGGMESMTNAPHLLLGQRGGYKYGDVVIKDHMALDGLSDAWDCCSMGESTERHGTTRGIGREEQDAFAVASHQRAAAAQKNGHFADEIAPVVIPQRKGDPLVINDDEGIRPDTTVESLAKLRPAFTSDGTITAGSSSPISDGAAAVVVMSKAKAKELGLTWLAEIGAHGNVAGPDNSLHSQPSNAIQHALRKAGLSVDDLDLIEINEAFAQVGIQSTRDLAVSPDKVNVNGGAIALGHPIGMSGARLVLTLALELKRRGGGTGAAALCGGGGQGDALIIHVPAGAESER, translated from the coding sequence ATGGCTTCGGTGATCGTCAGCGGCGCTCGGACCCCCATGGGGCGCCTGCTCGGCAACCTCAAGGACCTTTCCGCGACGAAGCTCGGCGGCGTGGCGATCAAGGCGGCGCTGGAGCGCGCCGGCGTCACCCCCGACCAGGTCCAGTACGTGATCATGGGGCAGGTGCTTCAGGCCGGCGCCGGACAGATCCCGGCCCGCCAGGCGGCCGTCGAGGCGGGCATCCCGATGTCCGTGCCGGCCCTGACCATCAACAAGGTGTGCCTCTCCGGCCTGGACGCGATCGCCCTGGCGGACCAGCTGATCCGGGCGGGCGAGTTCGACGTCGTGGTGGCCGGTGGCATGGAGTCGATGACCAACGCCCCGCACCTGCTGCTCGGCCAGCGCGGCGGCTACAAGTACGGCGACGTGGTGATCAAGGACCACATGGCCCTCGACGGTCTCAGTGACGCCTGGGACTGTTGCTCGATGGGGGAGTCGACCGAACGGCACGGCACCACGAGGGGTATCGGCCGCGAGGAGCAGGACGCCTTCGCCGTGGCCAGCCACCAGCGCGCCGCAGCCGCCCAGAAGAACGGCCACTTCGCCGACGAGATCGCCCCGGTGGTCATCCCACAGCGTAAGGGCGACCCGCTGGTGATCAACGATGACGAGGGTATCCGCCCGGACACCACCGTCGAATCCCTGGCCAAACTGCGCCCGGCCTTCACCTCCGACGGCACCATCACCGCCGGTAGCTCGTCGCCGATCTCGGACGGCGCCGCCGCGGTCGTGGTGATGAGCAAGGCCAAGGCAAAGGAACTGGGGCTGACCTGGCTGGCCGAGATCGGCGCGCACGGCAACGTCGCCGGCCCGGACAACTCGCTGCACTCGCAGCCGTCCAACGCCATCCAGCACGCGTTGCGCAAGGCCGGCCTGTCCGTCGACGACCTCGACCTGATCGAGATCAACGAAGCGTTCGCCCAGGTGGGCATCCAGTCCACCCGCGATCTCGCGGTCAGTCCGGACAAGGTCAACGTCAACGGCGGCGCCATCGCGCTGGGCCACCCGATCGGCATGTCCGGCGCCCGGCTGGTGCTGACGCTGGCGCTTGAGCTGAAGCGGCGCGGCGGCGGCACCGGCGCGGCGGCACTCTGCGGCGGTGGCGGCCAGGGCGATGCGCTGATCATCCACGTCCCGGCGGGTGCCGAGAGCGAACGGTGA
- the mce gene encoding methylmalonyl-CoA epimerase: MAENSPAESAADYVTDIGLRRIDHVGVAVPDLDTAIDFYQRTFGMRCVHTETNEEQGVREAMLAVGPTAEGGYVQLLAPLHSKSTIARFLDRNGPGVQQVAYTVTDIDAACAKLRERGLRLLYERPKRGTADSRINFVHPKDAGGVLVELVEPAAGR; the protein is encoded by the coding sequence ATGGCTGAGAACTCCCCCGCCGAGTCCGCTGCGGACTACGTCACAGACATCGGGCTGCGCCGCATCGACCACGTCGGTGTCGCCGTCCCCGACCTGGACACCGCGATCGACTTCTACCAGCGCACCTTCGGGATGCGCTGCGTGCACACGGAGACGAACGAGGAGCAGGGCGTCCGCGAGGCGATGCTGGCGGTCGGGCCGACCGCCGAGGGCGGCTACGTGCAACTGCTCGCGCCGCTGCACTCGAAGAGCACGATTGCGCGGTTCCTCGACCGCAACGGGCCGGGGGTGCAGCAGGTCGCGTACACCGTGACCGACATCGACGCCGCCTGCGCGAAGCTGCGCGAGCGCGGCCTACGCCTGCTGTACGAACGGCCGAAGCGCGGCACGGCGGACTCCCGGATCAACTTCGTCCACCCGAAGGATGCCGGGGGCGTCCTGGTCGAGCTGGTCGAGCCCGCCGCGGGCCGTTGA
- a CDS encoding AI-2E family transporter: MAQGKPAGPEPTEGPEPTEGPDRAAADRADAGGGDAPHAPQADTRNDPGGADPPASAADGPYANGSGRFGAPGLPLRRSSFLTGFTGGLGVLLAYALFLGLRNAVGVLVLVVIALFLAVGLYPAVARLRLLGLPHPLAVTVVALTVLLLLCGGVVALVPPIVTQSGQFVDQFPSYLESLRRNETINELVERYDLMERAQNAANADTVGRALGGVLGGAQFVFGTVFRTLTVLVLTIYFLAYFDRLRALGYALVPRSRRQRVQLIGDEIITKVGAYMVGALTIAVLAGTTTFVFALIVGLPYPFALAVVVAVTDLIPQIGATLGAVVVSLVGFAAALPVGIACVVFFLVYQQLENYLIYPKIMRRSVEVNEVAALVAALLGVALLGVVGALIAIPTVAAIQLILREVVFPRQDRR, translated from the coding sequence GTGGCACAGGGCAAACCGGCGGGGCCGGAGCCAACCGAGGGACCGGAGCCAACCGAGGGACCGGACCGGGCAGCCGCCGACCGAGCCGACGCGGGTGGTGGTGACGCACCGCACGCGCCGCAGGCCGACACCCGTAACGACCCGGGCGGCGCCGACCCGCCAGCGTCGGCGGCCGACGGTCCATACGCCAACGGGTCGGGGCGGTTCGGGGCACCGGGGCTGCCGTTGCGGCGCAGCAGTTTCCTGACCGGGTTCACCGGTGGGCTCGGCGTGCTCCTGGCGTACGCGCTCTTCCTGGGGCTGCGAAACGCCGTCGGCGTCCTCGTTCTCGTGGTCATCGCGCTCTTCCTCGCCGTCGGGCTCTACCCGGCGGTCGCACGGCTGCGCCTGCTCGGGCTGCCCCACCCGCTGGCGGTGACGGTGGTCGCCCTGACCGTCCTGCTGCTGCTCTGCGGTGGTGTGGTCGCCCTGGTGCCGCCGATCGTCACCCAGTCCGGCCAGTTCGTCGACCAGTTCCCGAGTTACCTGGAATCGCTGCGACGCAACGAGACGATCAACGAGCTGGTCGAGCGGTACGACCTGATGGAGCGGGCGCAGAACGCGGCGAACGCCGACACGGTGGGTCGCGCCCTCGGTGGGGTGCTCGGCGGTGCCCAGTTCGTCTTCGGCACCGTCTTCCGGACGCTCACCGTGTTGGTGCTCACCATCTACTTCCTGGCGTACTTCGACCGGCTGCGCGCGCTCGGGTACGCGTTGGTGCCCCGGTCCCGCCGCCAGCGGGTACAGCTCATCGGCGACGAGATCATCACCAAGGTCGGCGCGTACATGGTCGGCGCGCTCACCATCGCGGTGCTCGCCGGCACGACGACGTTCGTGTTCGCGTTGATCGTCGGGCTGCCGTACCCGTTCGCGCTGGCCGTGGTGGTGGCGGTGACGGACCTGATCCCGCAGATCGGCGCCACGCTCGGGGCGGTGGTGGTGAGTCTGGTCGGCTTCGCCGCCGCCCTGCCGGTGGGGATCGCCTGCGTGGTGTTCTTCCTGGTCTACCAGCAGCTGGAGAACTACCTCATCTATCCGAAGATCATGCGCCGGTCGGTCGAGGTGAACGAGGTGGCCGCCCTGGTCGCCGCGCTGCTCGGGGTCGCCCTCCTCGGCGTCGTCGGGGCGCTGATCGCGATCCCCACGGTGGCGGCGATCCAGTTGATCCTGCGCGAGGTGGTCTTCCCGCGCCAGGACCGCCGCTGA
- a CDS encoding helix-turn-helix transcriptional regulator produces the protein MEREQQTDLIRAQLRRQRTLAGMNQEEFGRRANYSASTVSAVETGTRPVDLPFARRADEILETGGLFESLLRSAQRDAQPEWFMPWAKAERAARHLRYVNPTLVPGLFQTENYARAVMRLHDTRPEAEVEEMVAARLARQEILTRERPPQVVAVIDESVLRRADAIMAEQLAHLLRMTELPHVHIHIVPATAGLHIGLCGPLALAMLSDGTWVGHLDTQLYGQAPETEEKVAKLLGIWECGRGVALPEDLSIALIKEVESQHGPR, from the coding sequence GTGGAACGTGAGCAGCAGACCGACCTGATCCGCGCCCAGCTCCGCAGGCAGCGGACGCTGGCCGGGATGAACCAGGAGGAGTTCGGCAGGCGCGCGAACTACTCGGCCTCCACGGTGTCCGCGGTGGAGACCGGCACCAGACCGGTCGACCTGCCGTTCGCCCGGCGGGCCGACGAGATCCTGGAGACCGGTGGTTTGTTCGAGTCCCTGCTGCGGTCAGCGCAGCGGGACGCCCAGCCCGAGTGGTTCATGCCCTGGGCGAAGGCGGAGCGCGCCGCCCGCCACCTGCGCTACGTCAACCCGACGCTGGTTCCCGGTCTCTTCCAGACGGAGAACTACGCCCGCGCCGTGATGCGGCTCCACGACACCCGGCCGGAGGCGGAGGTCGAGGAAATGGTGGCGGCCCGGCTGGCGCGGCAGGAGATCCTGACCCGCGAGCGCCCGCCGCAGGTGGTCGCCGTGATCGACGAGTCCGTGCTGCGCCGGGCCGACGCGATCATGGCCGAGCAGCTCGCCCACCTGCTGCGCATGACCGAGCTGCCGCACGTCCACATCCACATCGTTCCGGCCACCGCCGGCCTGCACATCGGACTGTGTGGGCCACTCGCGCTGGCCATGCTGTCGGACGGGACCTGGGTCGGGCACCTGGACACCCAGCTCTATGGCCAGGCACCCGAGACCGAAGAGAAGGTGGCTAAACTTCTGGGTATCTGGGAGTGCGGGCGGGGCGTCGCCCTTCCCGAAGATCTCTCGATCGCCCTGATCAAGGAAGTTGAGAGCCAGCATGGACCTCGGTAG
- a CDS encoding DUF397 domain-containing protein, giving the protein MDLGSARWKKSTRSGANGGECVEVADNLPAVVAVRDSKDPAGPVLAFDPETWRSFVDFAKRH; this is encoded by the coding sequence ATGGACCTCGGTAGCGCCCGATGGAAGAAGTCCACCCGCAGCGGCGCAAACGGCGGCGAGTGCGTCGAGGTGGCCGACAACCTGCCCGCGGTCGTGGCCGTCCGGGACAGCAAGGACCCGGCCGGGCCGGTGCTCGCCTTCGACCCGGAAACCTGGCGCTCGTTCGTCGACTTCGCCAAGCGGCACTGA
- a CDS encoding alpha/beta hydrolase: MSTSIRASSILPGRREEIELHTADGLRLVGELARPADREPVATLVCLHPLPTHGGMMDSHVFRKAAWRLPALADLAVLRFNTRGTSSVRGTSEGSFDNAVGERYDVAAAIEYAEFHELPDIWLVGWSFGTDLTLRYGNDPAVAGAILLSPPLRFSTAEDLAQWAAAGKPLTALVPEFDDYLRPDEARERFAAVPRAEVVGVPGAKHLWVGDAETVLDEIVRRVNPAAPVPLPTSWDGPMETGDVSAYADRTVAAFADTPVPGPAGPGEGSQERS; encoded by the coding sequence GTGAGCACATCCATCCGCGCCTCGTCGATCCTGCCCGGCCGCCGCGAGGAGATCGAGCTGCACACCGCCGACGGTCTGCGCCTGGTCGGCGAGCTGGCCCGCCCGGCCGACCGGGAGCCGGTGGCGACCCTCGTCTGCCTGCATCCGCTGCCCACCCACGGCGGGATGATGGACAGCCACGTGTTCCGTAAGGCCGCGTGGCGGCTGCCGGCTCTGGCCGACCTGGCGGTGCTCCGGTTCAACACCCGGGGCACCAGCAGCGTCCGCGGCACCAGCGAGGGATCTTTCGACAACGCGGTCGGCGAGCGGTACGACGTCGCCGCCGCCATCGAGTACGCGGAGTTCCACGAGCTGCCGGACATCTGGCTGGTGGGATGGTCGTTCGGCACCGACCTGACCCTGCGGTACGGCAACGACCCAGCAGTGGCGGGGGCGATCCTGCTCTCCCCGCCACTGCGGTTCTCCACCGCCGAGGACCTGGCGCAGTGGGCCGCCGCCGGCAAACCGCTCACCGCTCTGGTGCCGGAGTTCGACGACTACCTGCGGCCCGACGAGGCCCGCGAGCGGTTCGCGGCGGTGCCGCGGGCCGAGGTGGTCGGCGTGCCGGGGGCCAAGCATCTGTGGGTCGGCGACGCGGAGACCGTGCTCGACGAGATCGTCCGGCGGGTCAACCCGGCCGCGCCGGTGCCGTTGCCGACCAGCTGGGACGGCCCGATGGAGACCGGCGACGTGAGCGCGTACGCCGACCGCACCGTCGCGGCCTTCGCCGACACCCCGGTACCCGGGCCGGCGGGGCCGGGGGAGGGGAGCCAGGAGCGTTCGTGA
- a CDS encoding 3-hydroxybutyryl-CoA dehydrogenase — MAREFTSVGVVGLGTMGAGIVEVFARNGVDVVAVEISDGALERGRATLTGSTDRAVAKGKLAAADRDALLARVDWQVGLDALHAVDLVIEAVPEHLDLKQRIFAELDRVCKPEAILATNTSSLSVTEISVATTRPNQVIGIHFFNPAPVMKLVEIVRTVVTSPEVVADVEGLCERLGKVDVTISDRAGFIANALLFGYLNHAVSMFESRYATREDIDAAMKLGCGLPMGPLALMDLIGLDTAYEILDTMYRRGGRDRRHAPVPLIKQMVTAGLLGRKSGRGFYTYERPGSPVVVPDEQTPVDTEPALADGHAESGTGSARSELANPAAVTKIGVVGSGTMATGIIEVFAKARYEVVSVTRGAEKSAKVFEAVKTSLNKGVVRGKLSETDRDAALSRITWSATLEHLADVDLVVEAVVEELSVKKALFASLDEICKPGVVLATTTSSLPVIDVAMATQRPADVVGLHFFNPAPIMPLVEVVRTIRTSAETTATAKAVCAALGKTGVVCGDRSGFVVNALLFPYLNDAVRMLEASYSTADDIDHAMKLGCGYPMGPFELLDVVGLDVALAIQRELYLELREPGFAPAPLLEHLVTAGYLGRKTGRGFRDHTRR, encoded by the coding sequence GTGGCTCGCGAGTTCACCAGTGTGGGTGTGGTCGGTCTGGGCACCATGGGTGCCGGCATCGTCGAGGTCTTCGCCCGCAACGGCGTCGACGTCGTCGCGGTCGAGATCTCTGACGGCGCCCTGGAGCGCGGCCGGGCCACCCTGACCGGCTCGACCGACCGGGCGGTGGCCAAGGGCAAGCTCGCGGCGGCCGACCGGGACGCTCTGTTGGCCCGGGTGGACTGGCAGGTTGGGCTGGACGCGCTGCACGCGGTCGACCTGGTGATCGAGGCCGTTCCCGAACACCTCGACCTGAAGCAGCGCATCTTCGCCGAGCTGGACCGGGTCTGCAAGCCGGAGGCAATCCTCGCCACCAACACCTCCTCGCTCTCCGTCACCGAGATCTCGGTGGCCACCACCCGCCCCAACCAGGTCATCGGCATCCACTTCTTCAACCCGGCGCCGGTCATGAAGCTGGTCGAGATCGTCCGCACCGTGGTCACCTCGCCCGAGGTGGTCGCCGACGTGGAGGGGCTCTGCGAGCGGCTCGGCAAGGTCGACGTGACGATCAGCGACCGGGCCGGTTTCATCGCCAACGCGCTGCTCTTCGGCTACCTCAACCACGCGGTGAGCATGTTCGAGTCGCGGTACGCCACGCGCGAGGACATCGACGCCGCGATGAAGCTCGGCTGCGGTCTGCCGATGGGCCCGCTCGCCCTGATGGACCTGATCGGTCTGGACACCGCGTACGAGATCCTGGACACGATGTACCGGCGCGGCGGCCGGGATCGCCGGCATGCCCCGGTGCCACTGATCAAGCAGATGGTCACCGCCGGGCTGCTGGGCCGCAAGTCCGGCCGGGGTTTCTACACCTACGAGCGGCCGGGCTCGCCGGTGGTCGTCCCCGACGAGCAGACGCCGGTGGACACGGAGCCGGCGCTGGCCGACGGCCATGCCGAGAGTGGCACCGGGAGCGCGAGGAGTGAGCTTGCGAACCCCGCGGCCGTGACCAAGATTGGCGTCGTCGGCTCCGGGACGATGGCCACCGGGATCATCGAGGTCTTCGCCAAGGCCCGGTACGAGGTGGTCTCGGTGACCCGGGGTGCGGAGAAGTCCGCCAAGGTCTTCGAGGCGGTCAAGACCTCGCTCAACAAGGGTGTCGTGCGGGGCAAGCTCAGCGAGACCGACCGGGACGCCGCGCTGAGCCGGATCACGTGGTCCGCCACGCTGGAGCACCTGGCCGACGTCGACCTGGTGGTGGAGGCCGTGGTGGAGGAGCTGAGCGTCAAGAAGGCGCTCTTCGCCAGCCTCGACGAGATCTGCAAGCCGGGCGTCGTGCTCGCCACCACCACCTCGTCGCTGCCGGTGATCGACGTGGCGATGGCCACCCAGCGGCCCGCCGACGTGGTGGGTCTGCACTTCTTCAACCCCGCGCCGATCATGCCGCTGGTGGAGGTGGTGCGGACCATCCGCACCTCGGCCGAGACCACCGCCACCGCCAAGGCGGTCTGCGCGGCGCTCGGCAAGACCGGCGTGGTCTGCGGGGACCGGTCCGGGTTCGTCGTCAACGCGCTGCTCTTCCCGTACCTCAACGACGCGGTGCGGATGCTGGAGGCCAGCTACTCCACCGCCGACGACATCGACCACGCGATGAAGCTCGGCTGTGGCTACCCGATGGGTCCGTTCGAGCTGCTCGACGTGGTCGGCCTGGACGTCGCGCTGGCCATCCAGCGGGAGCTGTACCTGGAGCTGCGCGAGCCCGGGTTCGCCCCGGCGCCGCTGCTGGAGCACCTGGTCACCGCCGGGTACCTCGGGCGGAAGACCGGCCGCGGCTTCCGCGACCACACCCGCCGCTGA
- a CDS encoding FHA domain-containing protein has protein sequence MEEHSEFRPLLTVAGGPMRGLSFRLGRIRLVVGRAPTADVVVADPHLSRRHVEMWLAPEGASVADLSSTNGTWLNDRRITGVERLADGDVLRIGRTELRVYDPGVARTDPIGLSFGQSRRDHRPTLPLPIAGSERIPGEARPAGSAPELVASASSETSDATSNPVEPADAARV, from the coding sequence ATGGAGGAGCATTCGGAGTTTCGGCCGCTGTTGACGGTCGCCGGCGGGCCGATGCGAGGGTTGAGCTTCCGGCTCGGACGCATCCGGTTGGTGGTCGGGCGGGCGCCGACGGCGGACGTCGTCGTCGCCGACCCGCACCTGAGCCGACGGCACGTCGAGATGTGGCTGGCCCCGGAGGGGGCGTCGGTGGCCGATCTCAGCTCGACGAACGGCACGTGGCTCAACGACCGACGCATCACCGGAGTGGAACGCCTCGCCGACGGTGACGTGCTCCGGATCGGCCGCACCGAGCTGCGGGTCTACGACCCGGGGGTGGCTCGGACGGATCCGATCGGGCTGAGCTTCGGCCAGTCGCGTCGCGACCACCGGCCGACCCTGCCACTGCCGATCGCCGGATCGGAACGCATCCCGGGCGAGGCTCGGCCCGCCGGGTCGGCTCCGGAACTGGTGGCGTCGGCGTCGTCCGAGACGTCGGACGCCACGTCCAACCCGGTGGAGCCCGCCGACGCCGCGCGGGTCTGA
- a CDS encoding aldehyde dehydrogenase family protein encodes MTAVNVPGVPVIEDGLLVSTSPATGAEATRVPAATVADVEATVARARAAATWWAGLGFTGRRELLLRWRGLLAKRVEELAELVHVEGGKPVADAIVEIVSAVEHVDWAARNARRVLGPRRVRSRLVLAEFSAHLEYQPHGVVGVIGPWNYPVFTPIGSAAYALAAGNTVVLKPSEYTPAVGQWLVDTFTEVVGEQPVFSAVHGLGDVGAALCRSGVNKVAFTGSTATARKVMAACAESLTPVLIEAGGKDAMIVDVDADLDAAADACVWGALTNAGQTCIGIERAYAVEPVFDAFVDKVVQRAGRLTVGADGADIGPITMPSQLDVIRRHIEDALARGGRAVLGGAEAVQPPYVRPTVLVDVPEDSAAVREETFGPTLTISRVRDTEEALTRANALSYGLGGSVFGRRRAVAVARRLRSGMASVNSTLTFAGMPTLPFGGVGDSGFGRIHGADGLREFARAKAITRRRARSLLPATTFDRTDADVARLVRVVKLMYGR; translated from the coding sequence ATGACGGCTGTGAATGTCCCGGGCGTCCCGGTCATCGAGGACGGTCTGCTCGTGTCGACGAGTCCGGCGACCGGCGCGGAGGCAACGCGGGTGCCGGCCGCGACCGTGGCGGACGTCGAGGCGACGGTGGCCCGGGCCCGCGCCGCCGCCACCTGGTGGGCCGGGCTGGGTTTCACCGGCCGGCGGGAGCTGCTGCTACGCTGGCGCGGCCTGCTCGCCAAGCGGGTCGAGGAGCTCGCCGAGCTGGTGCATGTCGAGGGCGGCAAGCCGGTCGCCGACGCGATCGTCGAAATCGTCAGCGCCGTCGAGCACGTCGACTGGGCCGCCCGCAACGCCCGCCGGGTGCTCGGGCCACGACGGGTGCGGTCCCGGCTCGTGCTGGCCGAGTTCTCCGCCCACCTGGAATACCAGCCGCACGGCGTGGTCGGCGTGATCGGCCCGTGGAACTACCCCGTCTTCACCCCGATCGGATCGGCCGCGTACGCGCTGGCGGCCGGGAACACGGTGGTGCTCAAACCCAGCGAGTACACGCCCGCCGTAGGGCAGTGGCTGGTCGACACGTTCACCGAGGTCGTCGGCGAACAGCCGGTGTTCAGCGCGGTGCACGGGCTCGGTGACGTCGGCGCGGCACTGTGCCGGTCCGGGGTCAACAAGGTGGCTTTCACCGGCTCGACGGCCACCGCCCGGAAGGTGATGGCCGCCTGCGCCGAGTCGCTCACCCCCGTCCTGATCGAGGCGGGCGGCAAGGACGCGATGATCGTCGACGTCGACGCCGACCTGGACGCCGCCGCCGACGCCTGCGTCTGGGGCGCGCTCACCAACGCCGGCCAGACCTGCATCGGCATCGAGCGGGCGTACGCCGTCGAACCGGTCTTCGACGCCTTCGTCGACAAGGTGGTCCAGCGGGCGGGTCGGCTCACCGTCGGTGCCGACGGCGCCGACATCGGGCCGATCACCATGCCGAGCCAGCTCGACGTGATCCGCCGGCACATCGAGGACGCGCTGGCCCGGGGCGGTCGCGCGGTGCTGGGCGGCGCCGAGGCGGTGCAGCCGCCGTACGTACGGCCGACCGTGCTGGTGGACGTCCCCGAGGACTCGGCCGCCGTCCGTGAGGAGACCTTCGGCCCGACGTTGACCATCAGCCGGGTACGCGACACCGAGGAGGCACTCACCCGGGCCAACGCCCTTTCGTACGGCCTGGGGGGTTCGGTTTTCGGCCGGCGGCGGGCCGTGGCGGTGGCGCGGCGCCTACGCTCCGGGATGGCCTCGGTGAACTCGACCCTGACCTTCGCCGGGATGCCCACGCTGCCCTTCGGCGGCGTGGGCGACTCGGGCTTCGGACGCATCCACGGCGCGGACGGCCTGCGCGAGTTCGCGCGGGCCAAGGCCATCACCCGTCGCCGGGCCCGGTCGCTCCTGCCCGCGACAACCTTCGACCGCACCGACGCCGACGTCGCCCGGCTCGTCCGGGTCGTCAAGCTGATGTACGGACGTTGA
- the nucS gene encoding endonuclease NucS → MRLVIAKCSVDYVGRLSAHLPPATRLLMVKADGSVSIHADDRAYKPLNWMSPPCRLEEAPGVWRVVNKAGEELRITLEEIFQDTSYDLGVDPGLRKDGVEAHLQELLAANPATLGEGFTLIRREYMTAIGPVDLLCRDAEQGTVAVEVKRRGEIDGVEQLTRYLELLNRDPLLAPVSGVFAAQEIKPQARVLATDRGIRCAVVDYDKLRGIERDELTLF, encoded by the coding sequence GTGCGGTTGGTGATTGCGAAGTGCTCGGTGGACTATGTCGGACGGCTCTCGGCCCACCTGCCGCCGGCCACCCGGCTGCTGATGGTGAAGGCGGACGGGTCGGTGTCGATCCATGCGGACGACCGGGCGTACAAGCCGTTGAACTGGATGAGCCCGCCGTGCCGGCTGGAGGAGGCACCGGGTGTCTGGCGGGTGGTCAACAAGGCCGGCGAGGAGCTGCGGATCACGCTGGAGGAGATCTTCCAGGACACGTCGTACGACCTCGGCGTCGACCCAGGGCTGCGCAAGGACGGCGTCGAAGCGCACCTGCAGGAGCTGCTGGCGGCCAACCCGGCGACCCTGGGCGAGGGCTTCACGCTGATCCGCCGGGAGTACATGACCGCGATCGGCCCGGTCGACCTGCTGTGCCGCGACGCCGAACAGGGCACGGTCGCGGTCGAGGTGAAGCGCCGTGGTGAGATCGACGGCGTCGAGCAGCTCACCCGCTACCTCGAGCTACTCAACCGGGATCCGCTGCTCGCCCCCGTCAGCGGGGTCTTCGCGGCGCAGGAGATCAAGCCGCAGGCGCGGGTCCTCGCGACGGACCGCGGCATCCGCTGCGCGGTCGTCGACTACGACAAGCTCCGCGGCATCGAACGCGATGAACTAACCCTGTTCTGA
- a CDS encoding DUF4126 domain-containing protein, which yields MLEVLTGTGLAASAGLNAYIPLLTVGLLARYTDVIDPPAGWQWLGNGWVLTILAVLLAVEMMADKVPVVDHVNDVVQTVVRPTAGGLAFGAGATSETVTVSDPASFFASNQWAPVVTGVLVALGVHLVKSAVRPIVNGTTAGVGAPVVSTAEDVTSVVVSVVAILLPVLVLAFLLGLVFFLFWFVRRRADRRRRREAARAAGFRV from the coding sequence GTGCTCGAAGTGCTCACCGGTACCGGCCTCGCCGCCTCGGCGGGCCTGAACGCGTACATCCCCCTGCTCACCGTGGGGCTGCTCGCCCGCTACACCGACGTGATCGACCCGCCGGCGGGGTGGCAGTGGCTCGGCAACGGCTGGGTGCTGACCATCCTGGCCGTGCTGCTCGCGGTGGAGATGATGGCGGACAAGGTCCCGGTGGTCGACCACGTCAACGACGTCGTGCAGACCGTTGTCCGACCGACCGCGGGTGGCCTGGCGTTCGGGGCCGGCGCGACGTCCGAGACGGTCACGGTGAGCGACCCGGCGAGCTTCTTCGCCTCGAACCAGTGGGCCCCGGTGGTGACCGGTGTCCTGGTCGCGCTCGGCGTGCACTTGGTCAAGTCCGCCGTCCGGCCGATCGTCAACGGGACCACGGCCGGGGTCGGGGCGCCGGTGGTGAGTACCGCCGAGGACGTCACCAGTGTGGTGGTGTCGGTGGTCGCCATCCTTCTGCCGGTCCTCGTGCTGGCGTTCCTGCTCGGCCTGGTGTTCTTCCTCTTCTGGTTCGTGCGTCGCCGCGCCGACCGCCGTCGGCGACGCGAGGCGGCGCGCGCCGCCGGTTTCCGCGTCTGA